From a region of the Geothrix sp. 21YS21S-2 genome:
- a CDS encoding SagB/ThcOx family dehydrogenase, producing MIRLSLALCAALLAGAQEPLSLPAVPAEGPSLASALKGRATVRLLVGPAPALAEAGQLLWAAQGENRPGRRTVPSAKAKYPLELYILTADGPGIKAGFYHYLPGGHRLARLGDAAPEVLGRIKGMQPWIKDAPAVFVVAGDPTRLEKSGTGPALAFTYYEAGSAAQALLLQATALGLGAGTAAGVDLAAVGAELKLPAGIQTLMLLPVGHPKR from the coding sequence ATGATCCGCCTGTCCCTCGCCCTCTGCGCCGCCCTCCTCGCGGGCGCCCAGGAACCCCTGAGCCTCCCGGCCGTCCCGGCCGAAGGCCCCTCCCTCGCCTCCGCCCTCAAGGGCCGCGCCACGGTGCGCCTCCTGGTCGGACCCGCGCCCGCCCTGGCCGAGGCCGGCCAGCTCCTGTGGGCCGCCCAGGGCGAGAACCGTCCCGGCAGGCGCACCGTACCCTCCGCCAAGGCGAAGTATCCCCTTGAGCTCTATATCCTCACCGCCGATGGGCCGGGGATCAAGGCGGGCTTCTACCACTACCTCCCCGGGGGCCACAGGCTGGCCCGGCTGGGCGACGCCGCCCCGGAGGTCCTGGGCCGGATCAAGGGCATGCAGCCCTGGATCAAGGACGCCCCCGCGGTCTTCGTGGTGGCGGGCGATCCCACCCGCCTCGAGAAGTCCGGCACGGGCCCCGCCCTCGCCTTCACCTACTACGAGGCCGGCTCCGCCGCCCAGGCCCTCCTCCTCCAGGCCACGGCCCTGGGGCTGGGCGCCGGCACCGCCGCGGGCGTCGATCTGGCGGCCGTGGGGGCCGAGCTCAAGCTGCCCGCGGGGATCCAGACCCTCATGCTCCTGCCTGTGGGACATCCGAAGCGCTGA
- a CDS encoding radical SAM protein, translated as MTPPLLALEHPRELFHDLQVEPEEARSILRPQKDDRYGFGFALSPYRGCEHGCRYCYVRDYPQALPGEKGKPVDRALWGTWAVPKLNAPELLWNQRHRLHGQTVFLASATDPYQPLEREFRLTRACLEVLLKCPTTRVLVHTRSPLVLQDLELLKAFGPRVRVGFSIPTDDDTVRQVVEPRSPPIPSRWAAMERLAKAGIEVNLAVAPLMPVHNPGAFARRAKDSGASGAWVGGLRLLKDDPFYDVLARNDWLFILDGDYVAQVAGVLQATFPRSRRREAKETRVVPPCRPLVAAHRSLFESM; from the coding sequence ATGACGCCGCCGCTTCTCGCCCTCGAGCATCCCAGGGAGCTGTTCCACGACCTCCAGGTGGAGCCCGAGGAGGCCCGGAGCATCCTGCGGCCCCAGAAGGACGACCGCTACGGCTTCGGGTTCGCCCTCAGCCCCTACCGGGGCTGCGAGCACGGCTGCCGCTACTGCTACGTGCGGGACTACCCCCAGGCCCTGCCCGGGGAGAAGGGGAAGCCCGTGGACCGGGCCCTGTGGGGCACCTGGGCCGTGCCCAAGCTGAACGCCCCCGAACTCCTCTGGAACCAGCGTCACCGCCTGCACGGCCAGACGGTGTTCCTCGCCTCCGCCACCGACCCCTACCAGCCCCTGGAGCGGGAGTTCCGCCTCACCCGGGCCTGCCTGGAAGTGCTCCTGAAGTGCCCCACCACCCGCGTGCTGGTGCACACCCGCTCCCCCCTGGTGCTGCAGGACCTGGAACTGCTCAAGGCCTTCGGGCCCCGGGTGCGGGTGGGCTTCTCCATCCCCACGGACGACGACACGGTGCGCCAGGTGGTGGAGCCCCGGTCCCCGCCCATCCCCTCCCGCTGGGCCGCCATGGAGCGCCTGGCCAAGGCCGGGATCGAAGTGAACCTGGCCGTGGCCCCCCTCATGCCCGTGCACAACCCCGGGGCCTTCGCCCGCCGGGCCAAGGACAGCGGGGCCTCCGGGGCCTGGGTGGGCGGCCTGCGCCTGCTCAAGGACGACCCTTTCTATGACGTGCTGGCCCGCAACGACTGGCTGTTCATCCTGGATGGGGACTACGTGGCGCAGGTGGCGGGCGTCCTCCAGGCGACCTTCCCGCGGTCCCGGAGGCGGGAGGCCAAGGAAACCCGGGTCGTGCCGCCGTGCCGCCCCCTCGTCGCCGCCCACCGCAGCCTTTTCGAGAGCATGTGA
- a CDS encoding tryptophanase encodes MPKTMIEPFRIKSVEPIRMTTRAERDVLLADAKLNVFKLRAQDVILDFLTDSGTGAMSARQWGAIMEGDESYAGARSFFRLQAVLQKLTGYPHIIPTHQGRAAERIFFGVATKNGDIVPNNTHFDTTRANLEFGGVEAADLVIPEGTQPRTIHPFKGNIDLGKVEDLLKTKGDRVPFGMLTITNNSGGGQPVSMANIRAYSELLKRYGKPLILDVCRFAENAMFIKLREEGMQDRTIESIAQEMFRYADGCTMSAKKDGMVNIGGFIALKDERWVEAARNNLILTEGFPTYGGLAGRDLEALAVGLEEVLQEDYLRYRLRTAEYMGEKLLAGGVAIVEPTGGHAVYIDAKAFLPHLGPQDYPAWSLANALYLEGGIRGVEIGSVMFGRRDDDGVEHYGPMELVRLAFPRRVYTQSHFDFAAEVICELKAKAHEVRGVRIAKQTKYLRHFTAEMTWA; translated from the coding sequence ATGCCCAAGACCATGATCGAACCCTTCCGCATCAAGAGCGTCGAACCCATCCGCATGACCACCCGCGCCGAGCGCGACGTGCTCCTGGCCGACGCGAAACTCAACGTCTTCAAGCTCCGCGCCCAGGACGTCATCCTCGACTTCCTCACCGACTCCGGCACCGGCGCCATGAGCGCCAGGCAGTGGGGCGCCATCATGGAGGGCGACGAGAGCTATGCCGGCGCGCGCAGCTTCTTCCGCCTCCAGGCCGTGCTGCAGAAGCTCACCGGCTACCCCCACATCATCCCCACGCACCAGGGCCGCGCCGCCGAGCGCATCTTCTTCGGCGTGGCCACGAAGAACGGCGACATCGTCCCCAACAACACGCACTTCGACACCACCCGCGCCAACCTGGAGTTCGGCGGCGTCGAGGCCGCGGACCTGGTGATCCCCGAAGGCACCCAGCCCCGCACCATCCACCCCTTCAAGGGCAACATCGACCTGGGCAAGGTGGAGGACCTGCTGAAGACCAAGGGGGACCGCGTTCCCTTCGGCATGCTCACGATCACCAACAACTCCGGCGGCGGCCAGCCCGTGTCCATGGCCAACATCCGCGCCTACAGCGAGCTCCTCAAGCGCTACGGCAAGCCCCTCATCCTGGACGTGTGCCGCTTCGCCGAGAACGCCATGTTCATCAAGCTCCGCGAGGAGGGCATGCAGGACCGCACCATCGAGAGCATCGCCCAGGAGATGTTCCGGTACGCCGACGGCTGCACCATGAGCGCCAAGAAGGACGGCATGGTCAACATCGGGGGCTTCATCGCCCTCAAGGACGAACGCTGGGTGGAGGCCGCGCGCAACAACCTCATCCTCACCGAGGGCTTCCCCACCTACGGGGGCCTGGCCGGGCGCGACCTGGAGGCCCTGGCCGTGGGCCTGGAGGAGGTCCTTCAGGAGGACTACCTGCGCTACCGCCTGCGCACCGCCGAGTACATGGGCGAGAAGCTCCTGGCCGGGGGCGTGGCCATCGTGGAGCCCACCGGCGGCCACGCCGTCTACATCGACGCCAAGGCGTTCCTGCCCCACCTGGGACCCCAGGACTATCCGGCCTGGTCCCTGGCCAACGCCCTCTACCTGGAGGGCGGCATCCGGGGCGTGGAGATCGGCTCGGTGATGTTCGGGCGCCGCGACGACGACGGGGTGGAGCACTACGGCCCCATGGAGCTGGTGCGCCTGGCCTTCCCGCGCCGGGTCTACACCCAGAGCCACTTCGACTTCGCCGCCGAGGTGATCTGCGAACTCAAGGCCAAGGCCCACGAGGTGCGCGGCGTGCGCATCGCCAAGCAGACCAAGTACCTGCGGCACTTCACGGCCGAGATGACCTGGGCCTGA
- a CDS encoding acetate--CoA ligase family protein has translation MSTFIHELEAYDLLELAGLPGLRRGLVRTRADVDRLPFKAGEKVVLKGVAQDVWHKSDIGLVRFEAFDAETAWAHAQAMEKTAGGSWVGMLVVEMVDFRKVPGLPTEALVALRRTPEAGWTVVLGIGGLHTNAWGEEIRPCLWPLALVTPEQALADFKAHYLGRVWLGTLRQGKALTTEGAVLAYLRGLWTLADLLDSRGAELLEMNPVVLDPEGRPVALDGVGSLGEAAPAAPKGLPPAQLLDLLVKPRTVALAGISARPGTPGRMILDNLLTSTLDRAAILPIKPGTAEIDGLPCLGGIEDLAARPVDMLILCLPAAQTVAAIQQLCEQGGGAQVVYLVPGGVGDGADTEGRGAFLTDLLARRRARGLWTPALVGPNGLGFLSSDGRVNTLFIPQEKLPVEARGGSLSLVSQSGAFLISRLSSAPGLPLRYAVSIGNQIDVRLSDFIAALGGDEQTRVIATYVEGFQPGDLLATALAAREVIAKGKWVVLYKGGRSSEGQKAASSHTGALAGDWALQKALLKRAGIIVCESMGVFDAALAWVSAFPAGKPARVAVISNAGYESVASADLLEGAVTGHVLAENEVVSLKALLEAHKLSELVNPRLPLDVTPMADEAAYLAAARLVAATAADTLVIGLVPFTRRLDTTDPAGMDAFAGALATLARESGKRVGVAVEGGALYEPYREALMKAGLPVFLTMEKALQGLRTLAEA, from the coding sequence ATGAGCACCTTCATCCACGAGCTGGAAGCCTACGACCTGCTGGAATTGGCAGGCCTGCCGGGGCTGCGGCGGGGTCTGGTCCGGACCCGCGCGGACGTGGACCGCCTGCCCTTCAAGGCCGGCGAGAAGGTCGTGCTCAAGGGCGTCGCCCAGGACGTGTGGCACAAGTCGGATATCGGCCTGGTGCGGTTCGAGGCCTTCGACGCGGAGACGGCGTGGGCCCACGCCCAGGCCATGGAGAAGACCGCCGGGGGGTCCTGGGTGGGCATGCTGGTGGTGGAGATGGTTGACTTCCGCAAGGTGCCGGGCCTGCCCACGGAGGCCCTGGTGGCCCTGCGCCGCACCCCCGAGGCCGGGTGGACCGTGGTGCTGGGCATCGGCGGGCTCCACACCAACGCCTGGGGCGAGGAGATCCGCCCCTGCCTGTGGCCGCTGGCCCTGGTCACCCCCGAGCAGGCCCTGGCCGACTTCAAGGCCCACTACCTGGGCCGGGTCTGGCTGGGCACCCTGCGCCAGGGCAAGGCGCTCACCACCGAGGGCGCCGTGCTCGCCTACCTGCGCGGCCTGTGGACGCTGGCGGACCTCCTGGACAGCCGCGGGGCCGAACTCCTCGAGATGAACCCCGTGGTCCTGGATCCCGAGGGCCGGCCCGTGGCCCTGGACGGCGTGGGGAGCCTCGGCGAGGCCGCTCCGGCCGCCCCGAAGGGCCTGCCTCCCGCCCAGCTCCTGGACCTGCTGGTCAAGCCCCGCACCGTCGCCCTGGCCGGCATCTCCGCCCGGCCCGGCACTCCGGGCCGCATGATCCTCGACAACCTCCTCACCTCCACCCTGGACCGCGCCGCCATCCTCCCCATCAAGCCCGGCACCGCCGAGATCGACGGCCTTCCCTGCCTTGGGGGCATCGAGGACCTGGCCGCGCGGCCCGTGGACATGCTCATCCTCTGCCTCCCCGCGGCCCAGACGGTGGCCGCCATCCAGCAGCTCTGCGAGCAGGGCGGGGGCGCCCAGGTGGTGTACCTGGTCCCCGGCGGCGTGGGCGACGGCGCCGACACCGAAGGCCGCGGCGCCTTCCTCACGGACCTCCTGGCCCGGCGCCGGGCCCGGGGCCTGTGGACGCCGGCCCTGGTGGGACCCAACGGCCTGGGCTTCCTCAGCAGCGACGGCAGGGTGAACACCCTGTTCATCCCCCAGGAGAAGCTGCCCGTGGAGGCCAGGGGCGGTTCCCTCTCCCTGGTGAGCCAGAGCGGGGCCTTCCTCATCTCGCGCCTGTCCTCGGCGCCGGGGCTGCCGCTGCGCTACGCGGTGTCCATCGGCAACCAGATCGACGTGCGCCTCTCGGACTTCATCGCGGCCCTGGGCGGGGACGAACAGACCCGGGTCATCGCCACCTACGTGGAGGGCTTCCAGCCCGGCGATCTCCTGGCCACGGCCCTGGCGGCGCGCGAGGTGATCGCCAAGGGCAAGTGGGTGGTGCTCTACAAGGGCGGGCGCAGCAGCGAGGGCCAGAAGGCCGCCAGCAGCCACACCGGGGCCCTTGCCGGGGACTGGGCCCTGCAGAAGGCCCTCCTCAAGCGCGCGGGGATCATCGTGTGCGAGAGCATGGGCGTCTTCGACGCCGCGCTGGCGTGGGTGTCGGCCTTCCCCGCGGGCAAGCCCGCGCGGGTGGCGGTGATCAGCAACGCCGGCTACGAGAGCGTGGCGAGCGCGGACCTGCTGGAGGGGGCCGTCACGGGCCACGTCCTGGCGGAGAACGAGGTGGTGTCCCTGAAGGCCCTGCTGGAGGCCCACAAGCTCTCGGAGCTGGTGAACCCCAGGCTCCCCCTGGACGTCACGCCCATGGCCGACGAGGCGGCGTACCTTGCCGCGGCGCGCCTGGTGGCGGCCACCGCCGCCGACACCCTGGTGATCGGCCTGGTGCCCTTCACGCGGCGCCTGGACACCACGGATCCCGCCGGCATGGATGCCTTCGCCGGGGCGCTGGCCACCCTGGCGCGGGAATCGGGCAAGCGCGTGGGCGTGGCGGTGGAGGGCGGGGCCCTCTACGAACCGTACCGCGAAGCGCTCATGAAGGCCGGCCTGCCGGTCTTCCTGACCATGGAAAAGGCTCTCCAGGGCCTCCGGACCCTCGCGGAGGCTTGA
- a CDS encoding ABC transporter substrate-binding protein: MALRTVLSHALLLICGLLACAAPGCRRSAAAGPGDRITLAYTIQPQSTLVNVAAAKGYFAAEGLEVSPVIHSYGKACLQDVVEGKADFATVAETPFMFSVLKGERITIIANIEASDMNVAVVARRDAGISEPAHLRGKRIAFTPGTTSEVFMDAILLAVGLPRTGIHGVPMGSDEMERALMEGRVDAACTWNYPLAIIKRRLGANGILIYDREVFTETFNIAAQQAFVRRNPAAAERLLRALIRAEGFVKEHPGEAQAIVAKATGTAPELVREVWNSFRYRVLLDQTLLITLEDETRWAMNNNLAERKAMPDYRDYIHLDSLRAVRPEAVRFTR, encoded by the coding sequence ATGGCCCTCCGGACCGTCCTTTCCCACGCCCTCCTGCTGATCTGCGGCCTTCTCGCGTGCGCGGCCCCGGGGTGCCGGCGGTCCGCGGCCGCGGGTCCGGGGGACCGCATCACCCTCGCCTACACGATCCAGCCCCAGAGCACCCTGGTCAACGTGGCCGCGGCCAAGGGATACTTCGCCGCCGAGGGCCTCGAGGTCAGCCCGGTCATCCACAGCTACGGCAAGGCCTGCCTCCAGGACGTGGTGGAGGGGAAGGCGGATTTCGCCACCGTCGCCGAGACGCCCTTCATGTTCAGCGTGCTCAAGGGCGAGAGGATCACCATCATCGCCAACATCGAGGCCAGCGACATGAACGTCGCCGTGGTGGCCCGGCGGGACGCGGGCATCTCCGAACCGGCGCACCTGCGGGGCAAGCGCATCGCCTTCACGCCGGGGACCACGTCCGAGGTCTTCATGGACGCCATCCTCCTTGCCGTCGGGCTCCCGAGGACGGGCATCCACGGGGTGCCCATGGGGTCCGACGAGATGGAGCGGGCGCTGATGGAGGGGCGGGTGGACGCGGCCTGCACCTGGAACTACCCCCTGGCCATCATCAAGCGGCGCCTGGGCGCCAACGGGATCCTGATCTACGACCGGGAGGTCTTCACCGAGACCTTCAACATCGCCGCCCAGCAGGCCTTCGTGCGCCGGAACCCCGCGGCGGCGGAGCGCCTGCTCCGCGCCCTGATCCGGGCGGAAGGCTTCGTCAAGGAACATCCCGGGGAGGCCCAGGCCATCGTGGCCAAGGCCACGGGCACGGCCCCGGAGCTGGTGCGGGAGGTGTGGAACAGCTTCCGCTACCGGGTCCTCCTGGACCAGACCCTCCTGATCACCCTGGAGGACGAGACGCGGTGGGCCATGAACAACAACCTCGCGGAGCGGAAGGCGATGCCGGACTACCGGGACTACATCCACCTCGACAGCCTCCGGGCGGTGCGGCCCGAGGCCGTGCGGTTCACGCGGTAG
- a CDS encoding PAS domain S-box protein, with protein MRIASRLRLISAATLAALLLMVPVVAGSLLAFRRAKSEYLLANAVKVNFLERNSARDQYFLHREERAKRQWFLHLDEGDALLLKAGALFREEGDAGTIEELRLLLKENASIFQRIVANTGALQRAGGNREILEELDKRLYSQMLLKAATYNGLAANLERGTGARVEEAYRRLAIIIGLFASTLAVVTSLAATHLARLIRRRLEPLHAGVRRVADGDLDFRFGAGPMDEFGELAGSIDAMTDKLQASTRELERETARRIKAVAAREGEARFRAWFDLPLIGICITSPEKGWLEVNDHLCDMLGYGREELKGRSWADLTHPGDLAADQVRFEQVMRGELEGYALEKRFLKKDGGILEAELAVRCVRTPGGGVDYFVALILDITERRQAEAQRQVLSAQLQQTQKMESLGSLAGGVAHDMNNVLGAILGLATAHLEVQPPESPAHQAFDTITRAAVRGRELVKSLLAFARRSLAEDTELDVNAVLMDNVRILERTTLSRVQLELALAPALRPMRGDPGALAHAFMNLCVNAVDAMPQGGTLALRTRNVGDAWIEVQVEDTGAGMAPEVLEKALDPFFTTKGVGKGTGLGLSLVYSTVKAHRGVLELKSWPGQGTLVAMRFPACEAAPAPSAASGASAARPGQGTLQVLLVDDDELIQTSTGILLGILGHGIAAARSGEEALALLESSSPDVVILDMNMPGLGGAGTLPLLRALRPDVPVLLATGRVDQTALDLVEAWPRVTLMSKPFSMEELQERLGALSASDVPQAGA; from the coding sequence ATGCGCATCGCGTCCCGCCTGAGGCTCATCTCCGCCGCGACGCTGGCGGCCCTCCTCCTCATGGTGCCGGTGGTGGCGGGGTCCCTGCTGGCCTTCCGGCGCGCCAAGAGCGAATACCTCCTGGCCAACGCCGTCAAGGTCAATTTCCTGGAGCGCAACTCGGCCCGGGACCAGTACTTCCTGCACCGGGAGGAGCGCGCGAAGCGGCAGTGGTTCCTTCACCTGGACGAGGGCGACGCGCTGCTGCTCAAGGCCGGCGCCCTCTTCCGCGAGGAGGGGGATGCGGGCACGATCGAGGAGCTGCGCTTGCTCCTGAAGGAGAACGCCTCCATCTTCCAGCGCATCGTGGCCAACACCGGCGCCCTGCAGAGGGCCGGCGGGAACCGGGAGATCCTGGAGGAGCTCGACAAAAGGCTCTACAGCCAGATGCTCCTCAAGGCCGCCACCTACAACGGTCTCGCCGCGAACCTTGAAAGGGGCACCGGGGCCCGGGTGGAGGAAGCCTACCGGCGGCTCGCCATCATCATCGGCCTGTTCGCGTCCACCCTGGCCGTCGTCACCAGCCTCGCGGCCACGCATCTCGCCCGGCTCATCCGGAGGCGCCTCGAGCCGCTTCACGCGGGGGTGAGGAGGGTTGCCGACGGCGACCTGGACTTCCGCTTCGGCGCCGGCCCCATGGACGAATTCGGGGAATTGGCCGGATCCATCGACGCCATGACCGACAAGCTCCAGGCGTCCACCCGCGAGCTGGAGCGGGAGACCGCCCGGCGCATCAAGGCCGTGGCCGCCCGGGAGGGCGAGGCGCGCTTCCGCGCCTGGTTCGACCTCCCGCTCATCGGGATCTGCATCACCTCGCCGGAAAAGGGGTGGCTGGAGGTCAACGACCACCTCTGCGACATGCTGGGCTACGGCCGGGAGGAGCTCAAGGGCAGGAGCTGGGCGGATCTCACCCATCCCGGGGACCTCGCCGCGGACCAGGTCCGCTTCGAGCAGGTCATGCGGGGCGAACTGGAAGGCTACGCCCTCGAGAAGCGGTTCCTGAAGAAGGACGGAGGGATCCTGGAGGCGGAACTGGCGGTGCGCTGCGTGAGGACGCCCGGGGGCGGGGTGGACTACTTCGTGGCTCTGATCCTGGATATCACCGAGCGCCGCCAGGCCGAGGCCCAGCGCCAGGTCCTGTCGGCCCAGCTCCAGCAGACCCAAAAGATGGAAAGCCTGGGCAGCCTCGCGGGAGGCGTTGCCCACGACATGAACAACGTCCTGGGGGCGATCCTGGGCCTGGCCACGGCCCACCTGGAGGTCCAGCCCCCGGAGAGCCCGGCCCACCAGGCCTTCGACACCATCACCAGGGCCGCGGTGCGGGGCCGGGAGCTGGTGAAGAGCCTCCTGGCCTTCGCCCGGCGCAGCCTCGCGGAGGACACGGAACTGGACGTGAACGCGGTCCTCATGGACAACGTGCGGATCCTGGAGCGCACCACCCTCTCCCGGGTGCAGCTGGAACTGGCCCTGGCGCCCGCCCTGAGGCCCATGCGCGGGGATCCCGGCGCCCTGGCCCACGCGTTCATGAACCTCTGCGTCAACGCCGTGGACGCCATGCCCCAAGGCGGCACCCTGGCCCTGCGCACCCGCAACGTGGGCGACGCCTGGATCGAGGTCCAGGTGGAGGACACCGGCGCCGGCATGGCCCCCGAGGTCCTGGAGAAGGCCCTGGATCCGTTCTTCACCACCAAGGGCGTGGGCAAGGGCACCGGGCTGGGCCTGTCCCTGGTCTACAGCACCGTGAAGGCCCACCGGGGCGTCCTGGAGCTGAAGAGCTGGCCGGGGCAGGGCACCCTCGTGGCGATGAGATTCCCGGCCTGCGAGGCCGCGCCCGCGCCCTCCGCCGCCTCCGGCGCGTCCGCGGCGCGCCCCGGCCAGGGGACCCTCCAGGTGCTCCTGGTGGACGACGACGAGCTGATCCAGACGTCCACCGGGATCCTGCTGGGCATCCTGGGCCACGGCATCGCCGCCGCGCGCAGCGGCGAGGAGGCCCTGGCCCTGCTTGAATCAAGCAGCCCCGACGTGGTGATCCTGGACATGAACATGCCCGGGCTGGGCGGGGCCGGAACCCTCCCGCTCCTGCGGGCCCTCAGGCCGGACGTGCCCGTGCTCCTGGCCACGGGCCGGGTGGACCAGACCGCCCTGGATCTGGTCGAGGCCTGGCCCCGGGTCACCCTGATGTCCAAGCCCTTCAGCATGGAGGAACTGCAGGAGCGCCTGGGCGCGCTCAGCGCTTCGGATGTCCCACAGGCAGGAGCATGA
- a CDS encoding 6-phosphofructokinase, which yields MRQLKGKAVVAQGGGPTAVINQSLVGLVIEARKWRYITNVYGARFGVSGIINEDFLDLSQTTTHNLEMVAASPSSALGSTRVKPDEAYCARMVEVFQKHGVRYFFYIGGNDSAETCRIVATYARLVNYELRVIHIPKTIDNDLAVTDHCPGFGSAARFVTSAFACLDLDNFAIPGVFLGVVMGRHAGWLTASSVMARRDPKDGPHLIYVPERVFDTDRFLDDVERVHSAYGRCVVALSEGIVGADHRPVLTHLQPESEFDAFGNVQLSGRGTLGDALSDAIKQRLGIKRVRCDTFGYLQRSFLGVISDSDSSEARDVGETAVHFAFNRQVNGSVAIRRTGDYSVDYFLTPLETVAAHTKLLPPEYLKGDSDIDESFRDYARPLIGTIPHFDRIIAPRVDPASAEA from the coding sequence ATGCGTCAACTCAAAGGCAAAGCCGTGGTCGCCCAGGGGGGCGGTCCCACCGCCGTCATCAACCAGAGCCTGGTGGGCCTGGTGATCGAGGCCCGGAAATGGCGCTACATCACCAACGTCTACGGCGCGCGGTTCGGCGTGAGCGGCATCATCAACGAGGACTTCCTCGACCTCTCCCAGACCACCACCCACAACCTCGAGATGGTCGCCGCCAGCCCCTCCTCGGCCCTGGGCTCCACCCGGGTCAAGCCCGACGAGGCCTACTGCGCGCGCATGGTGGAGGTCTTCCAGAAGCACGGGGTGCGGTACTTCTTCTACATCGGCGGCAACGACTCCGCCGAGACCTGCCGCATCGTGGCCACCTACGCCAGGCTCGTGAACTACGAGCTGCGGGTCATCCACATCCCCAAGACCATCGACAACGACCTGGCGGTGACCGACCACTGCCCGGGCTTCGGGTCCGCGGCGCGCTTCGTGACCTCGGCCTTCGCGTGCCTGGACCTGGACAACTTCGCCATCCCCGGCGTCTTCCTGGGCGTGGTCATGGGGCGTCACGCGGGCTGGCTCACGGCGAGCTCGGTCATGGCCCGGCGCGACCCCAAGGACGGGCCGCATCTCATCTACGTGCCCGAGCGGGTCTTCGACACGGACCGCTTCCTGGACGACGTGGAGCGCGTCCATTCCGCCTACGGCCGCTGCGTGGTGGCGCTCTCCGAGGGCATCGTGGGCGCCGACCACCGGCCCGTGCTCACGCACCTGCAGCCCGAGTCCGAGTTCGACGCCTTCGGCAACGTGCAGCTCTCCGGCCGCGGCACCCTGGGCGACGCGCTCTCCGACGCCATCAAGCAGCGCCTGGGCATCAAGCGCGTGCGGTGCGACACGTTCGGGTACCTCCAGCGCTCCTTCCTGGGCGTCATCTCCGACTCGGATTCCAGCGAGGCCCGGGACGTGGGGGAGACCGCCGTGCACTTCGCCTTCAACCGCCAGGTGAACGGTTCGGTGGCCATCCGCCGCACCGGGGACTACTCCGTGGACTACTTCCTTACGCCGCTGGAGACCGTCGCCGCCCACACCAAGCTGCTCCCGCCCGAATACCTCAAGGGCGACAGCGACATCGACGAGTCCTTCCGCGACTACGCCCGGCCCCTCATCGGGACCATCCCGCACTTCGACCGCATCATCGCGCCCAGGGTCGATCCCGCGAGCGCCGAAGCCTGA